A genome region from Magnolia sinica isolate HGM2019 chromosome 8, MsV1, whole genome shotgun sequence includes the following:
- the LOC131252598 gene encoding large ribosomal subunit protein uL10, with amino-acid sequence MAVKAKASKMNKKELYNVKLCQLLDQYSQVLIVASDNVGSNQLQNIRKGLRGDSIVLMGKNTMMKRSIKLHSDKTGNKAYLNLLPLLVGNVGLIFTKGDLKEVSEEVAKYKVGAPARVGLVAPIDVIVPPGNTGLDPSQTSFFQVLNIPTKINKGTVEIITPVELIRKGEKVGSSEAALLAKLGIRPFSYGLVVLSVYDNGSVFSPEVLDLTEDDLIEKFAIGVSMVTALSLAISYPTLASAPHMFANAYKNALAIALATEYSFPQAEKVKEYLKDPSKFAVAAPVSAGEAAAPAAACAAEEEKKEEPAEESDDDMGFSLFD; translated from the exons atgGCGGTGAAGGCCAAGGCATCGAAAATGAACAAGAAGGAATTGTACAATGTGAAGCTCTGCCAGCTCTTGGATCAGTACAGTCAGGTACTGATCGTCGCGTCCGACAACGTGGGGTCCAATCAGCTCCAGAACATCAGAAAGGGTTTACGTGGTGATTCAATCGTTTTGATGGGGAAGAACACGATGATGAAGCGGTCCATCAAGTTGCATTCCGATAAGACCGGGAACAAGGCCTATCTTAATCTCCTACCGTTGCTCGTG GGCAACGTGGGGCTGATTTTCACAAAGGGTGATTTGAAGGAAGTAAGCGAAGAGGTTGCTAAATACAAG GTTGGAGCTCCTGCGCGTGTTGGACTTGTAGCTCCTATCGATGTCATTGTTCCACCTGGCAACACAGGGTTGGACCCATCTCAGACTTCGTTCTTCCAGGTGCTCAACATCCCTACCAAAATTAACAAGGGTACTGTTGAAATCATCACCCCTGTCGAGCTGATCAGAAAGGGGGAAAAGGTGGGATCTTCTGAGGCTGCCTTGCTTGCAAAGCTTGGGATTAGGCCCTTCTCGTATGGCCTTGTCGTCTTGTCTGTGTATGACAATGGCTCTGTTTTTAGCCCAGAAGTGCTGGACCTCACAGAGGACGATCTGATTGAGAAGTTTGCGATTGGTGTTTCCATGGTGACAGCATTGTCTCTGGCCATTTCTTACCCGACTTTGGCATCCGCCCCCCACATGTTTGCAAATGCCTACAAGAATGCTCTCGCCATTGCACTGGCAACTGAGTATTCATTCCCGCAGGCAGAGAAAGTGAAGGAATATTTGAAG GATCCAAGCAAGTTTGCTGTTGCTGCACCAGTTTCTGCTGGAGAAGCTGCTGCTCCAGCTGCAGCTTGTGCtgcagaagaagagaagaaagaagagccGGCAGAGGAATCAGATGATGATATGGGCTTCAGTCTCTTTGACTAA